TGCGCTGTTTGGCTGCTATGGCAACGCTTCGTCGTCCTGTCTACTTCGAACCTCGCGTGTCCTAGGGGTCTGGCTTGACCCGGTTCGTCTGGTGGTCAGCTGGCGGTGGCGAGGGCTGAAACAGCCGGCGTCCTTCTGGGttgattttgtcaaaaataattatttggagGCTGAAGGCTCACGTTCTATTTCTGCCGGTCAGGTATAGGTGAGGGCCGAACAGACTGGAACTCTTCAGCGGGGAATGATAAAAGCGACGGAACAGAATCGAATTGGTTCCTATCAAAATTAAAtcgtaaataaaacaaaattgtagatCTGGTTGTTGGAGATGAACAAAAATATCtattctgaacaaaaagaaaaattgaataAGAAGTTGTGGCTAATAGAGTGCCAGCCTCTATAGCTGCGAAGTTtggaaagtggaaaaagaacaaacagggcgcgcctaaagaaaaaggaagattcGCTTAGCGTAGTTTAAGATCGTCAGGGTCGAACAAAgcgaaagagaggaagagagttttgtttttcctgtgagaTGATGTTCCTGTGGAATGTCTGGGGCCTCTTGAAGCTGGATGTTGACTACACCTGTAACTGGAAATGGATGTTCTTGAGCCCATAGTGCACAGACTGATTTGAGCTTTCCTTCCAAAATGTAGCTGTACTGCCTGGATCAAGAAAGGCATAGGTTTGGATGATCTTGTCTCCTTTGCTAGCCTTTATCCGAACTGGCAAAATAGAAAGAATGCCTTCATCATTTCCGGCCCCTGTATGGTCATGTGTTTGCAGAGAAACAAGTGCACTGCTCAGTGATGGTTCCTTGGATTGTTGAGGGTCTGTGCTGTTTGCTTTGTCCTTTTGGCTGATATGAAGAACACTGGGATGGTTTTGGCTGCATATCTTACAGGTCAGGCGCTTACCCCAGTCCTTGCTCCTATGCCCAGTGCATAGGCAGCCAAAGCAGACTCCTTTCTCCTTTAGAAAGTTTATTTTGTCCCTgtacgtttttttggacaatctTGGACACTGCTGAAGTGGCTGTCCTTGACcacaacatacacaaacacTATTTTGTTTTGGTGAGACACCTTGCTGCTGAACTTGGTCAGACTTTCTGGATTCCTCAAATGCAGGTGCTTCAATGGTGGCAGCAGCGGTTGCAAAACTGTTTCCTTTAAATCTTGATTTTGGCTGTAATTTCATCctgttcacatttttactcactgtaccAGGTTGTGAGTTTTGAATGTCTCCAAAGATTGGGTCGGACACAATTTTGACTTGATGTTTTACAAAGGTTACAATGTCAATAAACTGTGCCCTGCGACTCGATCCTTCCAGTATCTCACATGCTGCAGCTCTCCATTTTTCTCTTAATTTGTATGGAAGGTTTAAAATCACTGCTCTCATGTTTGCTGGCATATCCAGTTCTCTCATGTATTGAACGTCCTCCATAGCATTACAACATTCATGCAGAAATAATGCATATGCTTGAAGAGATTTAACATCCTCCAGAAAAGACAAACGGTCTCCATTGTTGTTGGCGTTTCTCTCGACACAATGTTCAAATGCTCTGACAAATGTTTTGTACTGCAGAGGATCACCGTCAAAGAATGGAATTTCTCTTGGAGGAAGTAAAGGAGCAGTTTGCTGTTGTATGAGCAACGATGAGATTTCATTTTGCCTTTGCAGTAAATTGCTGAGCGCTGatgtttcatcatttatttgAAGAGGTGCTTCAGCCTGAATGACATTAGGATTTGTTAATTCCACGTGAGGTGTGCTCACTCCTTTTCCAAATCTTGCTGTTTTAGTTTGTAACGTGTCCTGATTGATTTGTGGTGCATCTTTGTATGcatgttgtttatgttgttgcATGAATTGTTGTTACTGCCATGAGTCCACAAAGGTAGGTTGAAACTCTTTCGTCTGAGAATTTAGAACTGTAGATGTTTCCTTTAATCTTGCTCCTTTTTCATGATGGTTGTAACTGGTGGAAGCGTCCTTTAACACCTTTCCCTTTTTAAAATAGGATTCCATTGCATTTGAATGATCGTGGTGACTAGCAGCTGATAACACTGCTAGTTTAGCATTAGAAGCTGCCATCTCTGTATCCAGCTCCAGCCTTTCTTTGCTCCTCCAGCGAATGTTTATCCTTTAAAGCTGTAGCGAGCTTGGAGCCTGGATGTGTGCTGATGAAGTGGAAGATCTGCTGAGTTTTGAGCTGGTGATACTTCTTCTGCTTGATCTTGTTCCAGAAGTGTTTGTTTCAATATTGGAAATGCTGTCACTAGGTTTCACTTCATTCTCATCGTAATCTTCATTATTTTTAGTTTCAGCAGGTTTGAGAATGTCTGAATTGTCAATCCATTGGttcacattttccataaatTCATTTATACTTCGCAATTTTGCTTTAAACCATGTGTCATGTCTCTCCTTTTCTGCAGGGGGTAAAACCTTTAACAgagtcattccaggtgaaaagACCAGATATTcattgggggtgttgctgcaccatcttcaaattagtcctaaatttgtatgccattagacagtcacaaaagtactttctatgcaaaattgtaggcctgtagctcaaatagtttctgagttgtgggggtctgaaattttcagaatttgggctataaaatgCCTCACCAGCGTTTcgtgcatctttaagtggttatttctcagcctgtagacataccagagagctgtgagttggtaaacaaggcctctgcatgtagctagtgccccacaaacatccccaggtgtttccctacactctgcaggccgtgggggcttgataaaaatgctacaaaattaAGACATACCTACTCatgagtggggtttgggaccttaaaagtactagaaatactgcacagaagtgttctgacacccctgggttccattctacacaaacttgtgcgataacttagcaaactggagctttctaggtacctcagtttggaaaatatgagctcccaaagttggacgagatttttaactcattcgctgccaatgacgtctatagacgtcaatcatgttttttgactgggggggctgcaggaCAGTCTGGCGGAGCTTGTCGGTGAAAATCGTGGAGTTTTGGAATGTGAGAGTGTTGcggtgggccaaaagaatgacaaagaccgtgaccatggtggggcgacagcaaaaagtgccgttACCAACAGCCGCTGGTGATCAAAGCTGCGCTAGTTTTCGGTTTCTGTTTCGCCACCACCgctctcttgagctcatctgacgaagccgagtcagatgagtttagagcgagcacacatacacagagacacacagacacacacagacagacacacacacacacacacacacacacacacacacacaaacaaacacacacacacacacacacacacacacacctaaaaatattttgtttatatttttgtaagatgtattgttctgaaccaaaatgttgacttgtgttgtttgtttgtaaataaatgatttagctaacaaaaggttaaaaagttgacctcaaaatgctttttccgagttgtttttgttgtttcatataagtaaacaactgttcagttgtgtgggatgtcactaaaccaaaaaatattggcatcaaagtgattgatgtgcctctctgcagaaaaagctcgttatctctgttttttggtcaaaaacagctgtttttgctgaaactaccctatgttctgctgccgataactttagaaccgaaAATCCTAGAAACAAATtgtttttcctgatgaaagaagagaatctacactttctttcaatagtttcaatgtttatgtagtctaaaaacttgatattctgtagatcttgaaaaatctgtcaaaattcttaaaaactctggcagtcgggggctctttgctctgaaaacggctggcagccaatgagttaattgctatttttggtggcaaaaatctcagtgtgggacaggtaccagagaccccaaatttttcaacaagacagttccatctgtcttctatcactgtacaaaaaagcagcagggttatatttgtagttactgagatattcttactcaaaatggcatgggtaatgtcagaatggttttttgcttttcagtactttaaattgggatataagtattagtagtcattccaatggtagtattatgtatgtttggttctttgttaaaggtgactaccttcaaaaagtgtaatggtataacttaagTATAcataagttataacttaggtataggttctttttcttgtaacatgacattgtacaattaaatttaacatgtttaatcccactgcactgatactgtaaaattcaacattattgttgtatttttaaattaatcaaccataaactactacagagctccctgaattcaagttattacatgtaatttgtatgtgtatgttataattacatgtatgcattgtaaatgggtgtcaacatgtcatgatatctacaggtatggctctaaacaaGACCTTGTGACACTaaaagggcattacactttttgaaggtagtcacctttaacaactaacatttcaaaaagaacaaaatatacagtcacctccaaaagtattggaacagcaagttcaattcctttgtttttgttgtatactgaagacatttgggtttcagataaaaagatgaataCGACACAAAAGTTCAGAATTCCAACTTTTATTTCATGGTTTTTACATCAAGATGCGCTAAACAACCCAGGACAGAGCACCTTTTCTTTGAACCCACCCACTTTTCaagtgagcaaaagtattggaacatgtGACTGATGGATGTTTCTAGTTTCCCAGGTGTTGCTTTTTAGATCGATTGCAGAGACATTAAATAgttcttgttttttgctttggGTTTCACCTGTGAAAACTGCCTTTTCTGTTaacaaacatgaagaccagagagcTGTCTATGGGAGAAAAGCAAACCATtctgaagctgagagaagaggGAAAATCCATCAGAGCTACTGCAAGTGTCACTATCTACTGTTAGAAGAAGACTTGGAGAGAAGAATATAGAGGCCATACCACAAGATGAAAACCACTTATCAGCAAAAAGAATCGGAAGGCCAGATTGGATTTTGCAAAGAAGTACAGAGATCAGCCACAAAAGTTTTGGAACAAagttttatggactgatgagaccaagattaacctctaccaaagtgatggaaaggcCAAAgtatggagaaagaaaggatctgcttatgatccaaaacatacaggCTCATGTGTGACACATGGTGGAGGTAGTGTCATGGCTTGGGCTTGCATGGCTGCTTCTGGAACAGGCTCACTGGTCTTTATTGATGATGTAACTCATGATGGGAGCAGCAGAATGAATTCTGATGTCTACAAAACCATTTTGTCTGgcaatttacagaaaaatgcatcCAAACTAATGGGGAGAAGCTTCATCatgcaacaagacaatgacccaaagcacactgccaacaCAACAAGGACTTCATCAGGGGGGGAAAGTGGAAGGTCTTGGACTGGCCAAGTCAGTCACCTTACCTTAACCCAATAGAACATGCACTTACCTcctgaagaggagactgaagggagaaacccagagaaacaaacaagaacTGAAAGAGGCTGAAGTAAAGGCCTGGAACAGCCTTTCTAATGAAGAATGCAACAGCCTGGTGAAGTCAATGGGTGGCAGGCTCCATGCAGTTACTGCAAGTAAGGGTTATGCCaccaatacttttgctcacttGAAAAGTGGGTGGGTTCAAAGAAAAGGTGCTCTGTCCTGGGTTGTTTAACACATCTGGATGTAAATACCatgaaataaaagctggaattctgaacttttgtgtcatattcatctttttatctgaaacccaaatgtcttcagtatacaacaaaaacaaaggaattgaacttgctgttccaatacttttggaggtgactgtacataatactaccattggaatgaccactaatacttgtatcccaatttaaagtactgaaaagcaaaaacggCCAAAACATGTGTCTGCTGCAGCGGACTCATCAACATTATTACGTTCCTTTTGTACCACTGAATCAGAATCCATAGCGAACCAAACACAATCACAAACACCTTATCAATATTTCTAAATTCACATTTAGACCACCCACAGTTTTTCTGAATACAAGTTGTACCAATGCATtggattttctttcattatATGTGCGCGCAAAGTTTACATGGCCATACACGTGTGGGTAGCGCTACACATACCTCCGGTCCAGCTGCTCCTTAGAAACCCAGTGGCGGTTCATATTGAGGTTCAGACGGTGATCCGTGTTAATAAAAGCTGTCGTGATTGCTCCACATTGTTCAAGTCTCCAAATAATCCAATTTGGCCTGTTGCTGCCGGCGAACGACGATCTTTGCAAATAAATTATAAGCGAGTTTTTGACTTTAAATGTAGCAGCCTTTAACCCAGTTTAAAGGTCGCTGTGGAGCGGAGGGGATGTTACTTCTGGATGCGTGCTCCAGGCAAACAAATCCAACAAACATGTCCTCTACACAGTTCTTCTTTGGATATATCAATCCGTTTATTCCTTTAGCCATTGTCCATTAAGTAAACTATTTCCTTTAATTttgtaaaatgaacaaacaaaccaatTATCTATCACAGTGCCACGCTGGCATGGTCAGAAACTGTTTGCTCT
This genomic stretch from Acanthochromis polyacanthus isolate Apoly-LR-REF ecotype Palm Island chromosome 17, KAUST_Apoly_ChrSc, whole genome shotgun sequence harbors:
- the LOC127530551 gene encoding uncharacterized protein LOC127530551, with the translated sequence MQQHKQHAYKDAPQINQDTLQTKTARFGKGVSTPHVELTNPNVIQAEAPLQINDETSALSNLLQRQNEISSLLIQQQTAPLLPPREIPFFDGDPLQYKTFVRAFEHCVERNANNNGDRLSFLEDVKSLQAYALFLHECCNAMEDVQYMRELDMPANMRAVILNLPYKLREKWRAAACEILEGSSRRAQFIDIVTFVKHQVKIVSDPIFGDIQNSQPGTVSKNVNRMKLQPKSRFKGNSFATAAATIEAPAFEESRKSDQVQQQGVSPKQNSVCVCCGQGQPLQQCPRLSKKTYRDKINFLKEKGVCFGCLCTGHRSKDWGKRLTCKICSQNHPSVLHISQKDKANSTDPQQSKEPSLSSALVSLQTHDHTGAGNDEGILSILPVRIKASKGDKIIQTYAFLDPGSTATFWKESSNQSVHYGLKNIHFQLQANRFGDLRSHWKPVL